In Methanocaldococcus lauensis, a single genomic region encodes these proteins:
- a CDS encoding YgiQ family radical SAM protein has translation MFLPTTKEEMDEWGWEELDVIIVTGDVYVDHYLFGASVVGRYLVEHGYRVGIISQPDWKNLDDIKRLGKPNYFFAVTAGNLDSMLAHYTPQKRLRDFDSMSNEGIRKRPDRATIVYTNLIKRAFKGVPIALGGIEASLRRFSHYDYWDNKVRKSVLIDAKADILMYGMGEKSILSITKALENGENIKDLEINGTVIRANKKKLDEIKEKYEVKELPSHEEVVNSKEKYAKMHRKLLTMDKVIYQKVGNQYLIQFPPIYLTEKEMDEIYEMPFERRAHPSYSYVPGLVPVQFSVVTHRGCFGGCSFCSILHHQGKVIQNRSEKSILKEIRKLLNHEYFKGVIQDIGAPTANMYRMGCKKEIAHKCPKNCLYPKPCENLIINHKPLIKLYRKIRDIVGDDTKVYVRSGVRYDLILYDEKYGEEYIKELSKYHVSGRLKVAPEHISKKVCKAIQKPDGMLFKKFLEKYRTIAEKVNGIKEVLPYWLIAHPNCSIKEMIELAEFIHKNNCYSRQVQVFTPTPMTLSTTMYHTGINPITNEKVYVPYTYKEKKIQKAICLYREEENWKKALEGFKMVGYKGVIYKWIIEQMEKRKKQKKIKIKRIKMKN, from the coding sequence ATGTTTTTGCCAACTACTAAAGAAGAGATGGATGAATGGGGATGGGAAGAATTGGATGTTATTATTGTTACTGGAGATGTCTATGTAGACCATTATCTATTTGGAGCTTCTGTTGTTGGGAGATATTTGGTAGAGCATGGTTATAGAGTTGGAATAATATCTCAACCAGATTGGAAAAATTTAGATGATATAAAGAGATTAGGAAAACCAAATTACTTTTTTGCTGTAACTGCTGGGAATTTGGATAGTATGCTTGCCCATTACACACCTCAAAAAAGGTTGAGGGATTTTGACTCAATGTCTAATGAAGGTATAAGAAAGAGGCCAGATAGGGCTACAATTGTTTATACCAATTTAATAAAAAGGGCTTTCAAAGGAGTTCCTATAGCTTTAGGTGGGATTGAAGCTTCTTTAAGACGATTTTCTCACTATGACTATTGGGATAATAAAGTTAGAAAGAGTGTTTTAATTGATGCTAAAGCAGATATTTTGATGTATGGGATGGGAGAAAAAAGTATCTTATCAATAACTAAAGCATTGGAAAATGGAGAGAACATAAAAGATTTGGAAATAAATGGAACTGTAATTAGAGCTAATAAAAAAAAGTTAGATGAGATAAAGGAGAAATATGAAGTTAAAGAACTCCCTTCTCATGAAGAAGTTGTAAATAGTAAAGAAAAATACGCTAAAATGCATAGAAAATTACTGACAATGGATAAAGTTATTTATCAAAAAGTTGGGAATCAATATTTAATTCAATTTCCACCAATATATTTAACTGAAAAGGAAATGGATGAAATATATGAGATGCCGTTTGAGAGAAGGGCTCATCCTTCCTATTCTTATGTTCCTGGCTTAGTTCCAGTTCAGTTTTCAGTTGTAACACATAGAGGATGTTTTGGAGGTTGCTCTTTTTGCTCAATATTACATCATCAAGGTAAGGTTATTCAAAATAGAAGTGAAAAAAGCATCTTAAAGGAAATTAGAAAGCTGTTAAATCATGAATATTTTAAAGGAGTTATTCAAGATATTGGAGCTCCAACAGCAAATATGTATAGAATGGGATGTAAAAAGGAAATAGCCCATAAATGTCCAAAAAATTGCCTCTATCCTAAACCGTGTGAAAATTTAATAATTAATCACAAACCTCTAATTAAACTCTATAGAAAAATTAGGGATATTGTTGGAGATGATACTAAAGTTTATGTCAGAAGTGGAGTTAGATATGATTTAATACTGTATGATGAAAAATATGGGGAAGAATACATAAAAGAGCTCTCTAAATATCATGTCTCTGGAAGATTAAAAGTAGCTCCTGAGCATATTTCTAAAAAAGTTTGTAAAGCCATACAAAAACCTGACGGAATGTTATTTAAAAAATTTTTAGAGAAATATAGAACAATAGCTGAAAAAGTTAATGGCATAAAAGAAGTTTTGCCATATTGGCTTATTGCCCATCCAAACTGCTCTATTAAAGAGATGATTGAGTTAGCAGAATTCATCCATAAAAATAACTGCTATTCAAGGCAAGTGCAAGTTTTCACCCCAACACCTATGACATTATCAACTACGATGTATCACACTGGCATAAATCCAATAACTAACGAGAAAGTTTATGTTCCATACACCTATAAAGAGAAAAAGATTCAAAAAGCCATCTGTTTATATAGAGAGGAAGAAAATTGGAAAAAGGCATTAGAAGGCTTTAAAATGGTTGGATATAAAGGAGTTATTTATAAATGGATTATAGAGCAAATGGAAAAGAGAAAAAAGCAGAAAAAGATAAAAATAAAAAGAATAAAAATGAAAAATTAA
- a CDS encoding HD domain-containing protein, which yields MKVIRDSIHKDIYLDENELKIVDSEEFQRLRNIKQTGLTHLVYPSANHTRFEHSLGTMFIASKIAEKINADIELTRVSALLHDIGHPPFSHTLEICGYNHEHITREKLKHMDLGNFSKKDIIKTLKRKNLEGKIISGEVDADRMDYLLRDSYHTGTAYGMIDLPRILRSITTFESFGSPKIGILMKGIQAIESLLVARHQMYSAVYMHPTVRIADTMLKRAVIGEIHKKNLNLKDLSKMDDIDLVSFLRNSENYLMNRIDKRNLYKNIITYSYFDLKPIERWIFVNLGEKEILSLEEKLYEEFGCDLFIDIYPIPKMEEHNVYVISDKGVNRLDEVSPLAQSLKPSEIRLWNISIYTPKEKIKELKENNIKDRINKILKELDMKIESKLIDILKEYGSIKGKGRFLELAKEKGMSPKEFYNELHKLIFCGLIREKFNRRKYIYCLNKNYSKFL from the coding sequence ATGAAAGTTATTAGAGATTCCATCCATAAAGACATATATTTGGATGAAAATGAATTAAAGATTGTTGATAGTGAGGAATTTCAGAGATTGAGAAACATAAAACAAACAGGTTTAACACACTTAGTTTATCCGTCAGCAAATCATACAAGATTTGAGCATTCTTTAGGAACTATGTTTATTGCATCAAAGATAGCAGAGAAAATTAATGCAGATATTGAACTTACAAGAGTTTCAGCATTATTACACGATATTGGGCATCCTCCATTTTCTCACACATTGGAAATTTGTGGCTACAACCATGAACATATTACAAGAGAAAAACTTAAACATATGGATTTAGGAAACTTTTCAAAAAAAGACATTATTAAAACTTTAAAAAGGAAAAATTTAGAAGGAAAGATAATTTCTGGAGAAGTTGATGCTGATAGAATGGATTATTTGCTAAGAGATAGTTATCATACAGGAACTGCCTACGGAATGATAGATTTACCAAGAATTTTAAGAAGTATAACAACCTTTGAAAGTTTTGGAAGTCCAAAAATTGGCATATTGATGAAGGGAATTCAAGCAATTGAATCTTTGTTAGTTGCAAGACATCAAATGTATTCTGCTGTTTATATGCATCCAACAGTTAGAATAGCAGATACAATGTTAAAAAGAGCTGTTATTGGAGAAATTCACAAAAAGAATTTAAATTTAAAGGATTTATCTAAAATGGATGACATTGATTTGGTATCATTTTTAAGAAACTCTGAAAACTACTTAATGAATAGAATAGACAAAAGAAATTTATACAAAAATATTATAACCTACAGTTATTTTGACTTAAAACCAATAGAAAGATGGATTTTTGTTAATTTAGGAGAAAAAGAGATATTATCATTAGAGGAAAAACTTTATGAAGAATTTGGATGCGATTTATTTATTGACATATATCCAATACCTAAAATGGAGGAACACAATGTTTATGTAATATCTGATAAGGGAGTTAATAGATTAGACGAAGTTTCTCCATTAGCTCAAAGCTTAAAACCATCCGAAATTAGACTGTGGAATATCTCTATTTACACTCCAAAAGAAAAAATTAAAGAACTTAAAGAGAACAATATAAAGGATAGAATAAATAAAATCTTAAAAGAATTGGATATGAAGATTGAGAGTAAGTTAATAGATATTTTAAAAGAATATGGGTCAATTAAAGGTAAAGGAAGATTTTTAGAGCTTGCAAAAGAAAAAGGTATGTCACCAAAAGAATTTTACAATGAACTACATAAGTTAATATTCTGTGGATTAATAAGAGAAAAATTCAACAGAAGAAAATACATTTACTGTCTAAATAAAAATTATTCTAAGTTTTTATAA
- a CDS encoding endonuclease dU, with product MKDEIEVIGFDDAPFNRTDKICILIGTFMRGNKIIDGVYFREFKKDGMDVTDKIIDITKGKHYNKIKAIFLSGITFGGFNIANLWEIYNKTKKPVIVVIDKYPNKKKIFSALKKYFDDADERINLIKSFPEPEKLDNIYVQYVGTNRDFVKNIIKKTRLKSKIPECLRISHIIGRGFLELKKINYKNLE from the coding sequence ATGAAGGATGAGATAGAAGTTATTGGATTTGATGATGCTCCATTTAATAGAACAGATAAAATTTGTATATTGATAGGCACTTTTATGAGGGGAAATAAAATAATTGATGGTGTCTATTTTAGAGAGTTTAAAAAGGATGGAATGGATGTCACAGATAAAATAATAGATATTACAAAAGGAAAACATTATAATAAAATAAAGGCAATTTTTTTATCTGGAATTACTTTTGGTGGCTTTAACATAGCAAATCTCTGGGAAATTTATAATAAAACTAAAAAGCCAGTTATTGTAGTTATTGATAAGTATCCAAATAAGAAGAAAATATTTTCAGCCCTTAAAAAATACTTTGACGATGCAGATGAAAGAATAAATCTCATAAAAAGTTTTCCAGAGCCTGAAAAATTGGATAATATTTATGTTCAGTATGTTGGAACTAATAGAGATTTTGTTAAAAATATTATTAAAAAGACACGGCTCAAAAGTAAGATTCCAGAATGTTTGAGAATATCCCATATAATTGGTAGAGGATTCTTAGAGTTGAAAAAAATAAATTATAAAAACTTAGAATAA
- a CDS encoding NUDIX domain-containing protein: protein MNKNKKCFCISGKIIGLNLFGKRFSKKIIKKRDLKKYNLYLHPSVAVDGIVEKDNKILLIKRKNNPFKNCFALPGGFVECGETVENAVVREVYEETGLITKVKSLLGVYSSPDRDPRGHVISIVFILDIVEGELNAGDDAKEALFFDIYNLPKLAFDHKKIIEDYLRWKNG, encoded by the coding sequence ATGAACAAAAATAAAAAATGCTTCTGTATATCTGGAAAAATAATTGGTTTAAATTTATTTGGTAAAAGATTTTCTAAAAAAATTATAAAAAAGAGGGATTTAAAAAAATACAATTTATATCTTCATCCAAGTGTAGCAGTCGATGGAATTGTTGAAAAAGACAATAAAATTTTATTAATAAAAAGAAAGAATAATCCATTTAAGAATTGTTTTGCTTTACCAGGAGGATTTGTTGAATGTGGAGAAACCGTTGAAAATGCCGTTGTTAGAGAAGTTTATGAAGAGACTGGTTTAATAACAAAAGTAAAAAGTTTATTGGGAGTTTATTCCTCTCCAGATAGAGACCCAAGAGGGCATGTAATATCAATAGTGTTCATCTTAGACATTGTTGAAGGCGAATTAAATGCTGGAGATGATGCAAAAGAGGCATTATTTTTTGATATATATAACCTACCAAAATTGGCTTTTGACCATAAAAAAATAATTGAAGATTATTTGAGGTGGAAGAATGGTTAA
- a CDS encoding transcription factor S, whose translation MVKFCPKCNNLMLPKDGKLKCVVCGYEEETTENSSKEYEYKEHLESKKVEITVIEGEGLETLPTTRIECPKCGHNEAYWWLQQTRCADEPETRFYKCKKCGHTWREYD comes from the coding sequence ATGGTTAAGTTTTGTCCAAAGTGTAATAACCTAATGTTACCAAAAGATGGAAAATTAAAATGTGTTGTCTGTGGTTATGAGGAAGAAACTACTGAAAATAGCAGTAAAGAATATGAATATAAAGAACACTTAGAGAGTAAAAAAGTAGAAATTACGGTTATTGAGGGAGAAGGTTTAGAAACATTACCAACTACAAGAATTGAATGTCCAAAATGTGGGCACAATGAGGCATATTGGTGGCTACAACAGACAAGATGTGCCGATGAACCAGAAACAAGATTCTACAAGTGTAAAAAATGTGGTCATACTTGGAGAGAGTATGATTAA
- the mutS gene encoding DNA mismatch repair protein MutS, with product MANLTPMMRQYYRIKERYKDALLFFRVGDFYELFNEDAKIASKELGIVLTSRDKKHPMAGVPHHAVFPYIKRLIERGYKVAICEQVEDPSKAKGLVKREVVRVITPGTLIEEELLSKENNYLMSIYKGCKYGIALIDVSTGEFLTTTVDTFDEVIAEILKFTPVECIIPKDFENIEEIKKNIPVVHPLSSDYYDKEECINLLKECITNLNDVDIEKESIFACGSALKYVIESLLVKDIKLRLQKYISKEYMILDSTTLKNLEIFKNLIDGSRRGSLIEVLDKTVTSMGSRLLKRWIQRPLINVDEIDKRLEAVEELYEKSFLRQNLREILKEVYDLERIVSRVEYKKATPKDLVALKDSLKSVEEIKNFNFTSQKLSKIVEELKTLNDVVELIDNAIVENPPLSIKDGGIIKDGFCEELDELRELKENHEKFIKEIEERERKNTGIEKLKVGYNSVIGYYIEIPKSKIRLVPKHYKRKQTLSNVERYTIEELESIEDKILACDEKIKNLEYELFIKIRDKIAERIDEIREVALKIAELDVLATFAEVSVLYNYTKPKVNNGYDIIIKDGRHPTVELNTKFVPNDVTLTKDSRIILITGPNMAGKSTYLRMTALITIMAQIGCFIPAKYAVIGVVDRIFTRIGTVDDITRGYSSFMVEIAEVGQILKNATSKSLILLDEVGKSTGSKDGTSLAWAIVEYIHKIGAKTLFATHYHELAELESILEGVKNYHFRIIEGETLEFDRKIRRGVSKESYGIKIAELVLPKEVVDRAYEVYENLNKEMNGSVKSLLKEIANINTNNLTPIQALIELDKIVKKCKEMKL from the coding sequence ATGGCAAATCTAACTCCTATGATGAGACAGTATTATAGAATTAAAGAGAGATACAAAGATGCCTTACTGTTTTTCAGAGTTGGAGATTTTTATGAATTATTCAATGAAGATGCTAAAATTGCCTCAAAAGAGCTTGGTATTGTATTGACATCAAGAGATAAAAAGCATCCAATGGCTGGAGTGCCTCATCACGCTGTATTCCCCTATATAAAGAGGTTGATTGAGAGAGGTTATAAGGTGGCAATATGTGAGCAGGTTGAAGACCCTTCAAAGGCTAAAGGTTTAGTTAAAAGAGAGGTTGTTAGAGTAATAACTCCTGGAACTTTAATTGAGGAAGAATTATTGTCTAAAGAGAACAACTATTTAATGTCTATATATAAAGGTTGCAAGTATGGAATTGCCTTGATAGATGTATCTACTGGAGAGTTTTTAACTACAACCGTAGATACCTTTGATGAAGTTATTGCTGAAATTTTAAAATTCACCCCTGTTGAATGTATAATTCCAAAAGACTTTGAGAATATAGAGGAGATTAAGAAAAACATTCCAGTAGTTCATCCACTATCTTCTGATTATTATGATAAGGAGGAATGTATTAACCTTCTTAAAGAGTGCATAACAAACTTAAATGATGTTGATATAGAGAAAGAGTCAATATTTGCGTGTGGTTCCGCCTTAAAGTATGTTATTGAGTCATTATTGGTAAAAGACATTAAATTGAGATTACAAAAGTATATCAGTAAGGAGTATATGATCTTAGATTCAACAACTTTAAAAAATCTTGAAATTTTCAAAAATTTAATTGATGGTAGTAGAAGAGGTTCTTTAATTGAAGTTTTAGATAAAACAGTAACATCTATGGGTAGTAGATTGTTAAAAAGATGGATTCAGAGACCTTTAATAAATGTTGATGAAATAGACAAGAGATTAGAGGCAGTTGAAGAACTTTATGAAAAAAGTTTTTTAAGGCAGAATCTTAGGGAGATTTTAAAAGAGGTTTATGACCTTGAGAGGATAGTTAGTAGAGTAGAGTATAAAAAAGCCACGCCAAAGGATTTAGTTGCTTTAAAAGATTCTTTAAAGTCAGTTGAAGAAATAAAAAACTTTAACTTTACTTCTCAAAAACTTAGTAAAATAGTTGAAGAATTAAAAACATTAAATGATGTTGTAGAACTTATAGATAATGCTATTGTTGAAAATCCTCCTTTAAGTATAAAGGATGGAGGAATAATTAAAGATGGATTTTGTGAAGAGTTAGATGAGTTGAGAGAACTTAAAGAAAATCACGAAAAGTTTATTAAAGAGATTGAAGAGAGAGAAAGGAAAAATACTGGAATAGAGAAATTAAAAGTTGGCTATAACTCAGTAATTGGCTACTATATAGAGATTCCAAAGTCAAAAATTAGGTTAGTTCCAAAACATTATAAGAGAAAGCAAACTCTATCAAATGTTGAAAGATATACAATAGAGGAATTGGAATCAATAGAAGATAAAATTTTGGCGTGCGATGAAAAAATAAAAAATTTAGAGTATGAACTCTTTATAAAAATTAGAGATAAAATTGCCGAAAGAATTGATGAAATCAGAGAAGTGGCTTTAAAAATAGCAGAGTTAGATGTATTGGCAACATTTGCTGAGGTTTCTGTATTGTATAATTATACTAAACCTAAGGTAAATAACGGTTATGACATAATTATTAAAGATGGGCGGCATCCAACTGTTGAACTTAATACTAAATTTGTCCCAAACGATGTTACATTAACTAAAGATAGTAGAATTATATTAATAACTGGTCCTAATATGGCAGGTAAATCAACATATTTGAGAATGACTGCCTTAATAACTATAATGGCTCAAATTGGTTGCTTTATTCCAGCGAAATATGCTGTCATTGGAGTTGTAGATAGAATATTCACAAGAATTGGAACAGTAGATGATATTACAAGGGGTTATAGTAGTTTTATGGTTGAAATTGCAGAAGTAGGGCAAATACTAAAAAATGCAACAAGTAAAAGTTTAATTCTATTGGATGAAGTTGGGAAGAGTACTGGAAGTAAAGATGGAACAAGCTTAGCGTGGGCTATTGTTGAATACATACACAAAATAGGGGCTAAAACATTATTTGCTACTCACTATCATGAACTGGCAGAACTTGAAAGTATCTTAGAAGGAGTTAAGAATTATCATTTTAGAATTATAGAGGGAGAAACTTTAGAGTTTGATAGAAAGATTAGGAGAGGAGTTAGTAAAGAAAGTTATGGTATAAAGATTGCTGAATTAGTTTTACCTAAGGAAGTTGTTGATAGAGCATATGAAGTTTATGAAAATTTAAATAAAGAAATGAATGGCAGTGTAAAAAGTTTATTGAAAGAAATTGCTAATATAAATACTAACAACTTAACTCCAATACAGGCATTGATAGAGTTAGATAAAATTGTGAAAAAATGCAAAGAGATGAAACTCTAA
- the hisS gene encoding histidine--tRNA ligase: MFQKPRGTRDFTPEEMKKRRYIENKLREVFEKYGYLEILTPTFESFELIAKKTGEEIRKQLYVFKDHGGREMALRPEMTSPVVRFYINELKILQKPLRLYYFANCFRYERPQAGRFREFWQMGCELIGCKEPLADAEVLNLAMDGLINIGLDFDVHIGHLGVLKGVLEKFNISEEEEIKIRRLIDKEDYENLENYLTQILDEEKKDLIFEILKFKGGKEILEELKEILKDFPKSIEAINNLEEILEFVIYDKYTINFGIARGLDYYTGMVFEIYGKKGAKQICGGGRYDNLIETFGGEPTPAVGFAYGFDRIMMNIDDLNIEEERILIIPIKKDKELIKKSLIIADKLRKSGKIVEFEIMGRKLKKALNYANVRGFKKVIIVGEKELNENKVTLKDMVTGEQKLVDIDELTNLIKTK, from the coding sequence ATGTTTCAAAAACCAAGAGGAACAAGAGATTTTACACCAGAGGAGATGAAAAAAAGGAGATACATTGAGAATAAGTTAAGAGAAGTTTTTGAAAAGTATGGATATTTGGAGATATTAACTCCAACCTTTGAAAGTTTTGAGTTAATTGCTAAAAAAACTGGGGAAGAGATTAGAAAGCAGTTATATGTGTTTAAAGATCACGGCGGTAGAGAGATGGCTTTAAGACCAGAGATGACATCTCCAGTAGTGAGATTCTACATAAATGAGTTGAAAATATTACAAAAACCTTTAAGATTGTATTATTTTGCTAACTGCTTTAGATATGAAAGACCACAGGCTGGGAGATTTAGAGAGTTTTGGCAAATGGGTTGCGAGTTAATTGGCTGTAAAGAGCCATTAGCAGATGCTGAAGTTTTAAATTTAGCGATGGACGGTTTAATAAATATTGGTTTAGATTTTGATGTGCATATAGGACACTTAGGAGTTTTGAAGGGAGTTTTAGAAAAGTTTAATATTAGTGAAGAAGAGGAAATTAAAATTAGGAGATTGATAGACAAAGAGGATTATGAAAATTTAGAAAATTATTTAACTCAGATTTTAGATGAGGAAAAAAAAGATTTAATATTTGAAATACTAAAATTTAAAGGAGGTAAAGAAATTTTAGAAGAATTAAAAGAGATTTTAAAAGATTTCCCAAAATCCATTGAGGCAATAAACAACTTGGAAGAGATTTTAGAGTTTGTTATTTATGATAAATATACTATAAACTTTGGAATTGCGAGAGGTTTAGATTACTATACTGGGATGGTGTTTGAAATTTATGGAAAAAAAGGAGCTAAGCAAATATGTGGTGGAGGTAGATATGACAATTTAATAGAGACATTTGGAGGAGAGCCCACACCAGCAGTTGGATTTGCGTATGGATTTGATAGAATTATGATGAACATTGACGATTTAAATATTGAAGAGGAGAGAATCTTAATAATTCCAATAAAAAAAGATAAGGAATTAATTAAAAAATCTTTAATTATCGCAGATAAATTAAGGAAATCTGGAAAAATTGTAGAATTTGAAATTATGGGGAGAAAATTAAAGAAAGCGTTAAATTATGCGAATGTAAGAGGATTTAAAAAAGTAATTATTGTTGGAGAGAAAGAGCTCAATGAAAATAAAGTAACTTTAAAGGATATGGTTACTGGAGAGCAGAAATTAGTTGATATTGATGAATTAACTAATTTAATAAAAACTAAGTAA
- the rrmJ gene encoding 23S rRNA (uridine(2552)-2'-O)-methyltransferase has protein sequence MGRKDKRWLLQRKRDFYYKLAKKLKYRSRASFKLMQLNEKFNVIKPGKIVLDLGCAPGGWMQVAREIVGEKGFVIGIDLQPVKPFEYDNVVAIRGDFTLEENLNKIRELIPNEEKKVDVVICDASPNISGYWDVDHARSIDLVTTALQIATEMLKERGNFVAKVFYGDMVNDYVNLVKKYFEKVYITKPQASRKESAEVYVIGKRYTGKKWEEKDRIKRIEKLSDDNDELLVKKIKEMRKLKSKS, from the coding sequence ATGGGTAGAAAAGACAAAAGATGGTTATTACAAAGAAAGAGAGATTTTTATTACAAATTGGCTAAAAAACTTAAATATCGTTCAAGAGCCTCTTTCAAACTTATGCAGTTAAACGAAAAGTTTAATGTTATCAAGCCTGGAAAGATAGTTTTAGATTTAGGATGTGCTCCAGGTGGCTGGATGCAAGTTGCAAGAGAAATCGTTGGAGAGAAAGGTTTTGTTATAGGAATTGATTTACAACCAGTTAAGCCATTTGAATATGATAATGTAGTAGCAATAAGAGGAGATTTTACTTTGGAAGAAAATCTAAACAAAATTAGGGAATTAATTCCCAATGAAGAGAAAAAGGTAGATGTAGTTATATGTGATGCATCTCCAAACATAAGTGGTTATTGGGATGTAGATCACGCTCGTTCAATAGATTTGGTAACAACTGCTTTACAGATAGCAACTGAAATGCTTAAAGAGAGAGGAAATTTTGTTGCCAAAGTATTCTATGGAGATATGGTAAATGATTATGTTAATTTGGTTAAAAAATACTTTGAAAAAGTCTATATTACGAAGCCACAGGCATCAAGAAAGGAAAGTGCTGAAGTTTATGTTATAGGTAAGAGATATACTGGAAAAAAATGGGAGGAGAAAGATAGAATAAAAAGGATAGAAAAATTGAGTGATGATAACGATGAATTGTTGGTTAAAAAAATTAAAGAGATGAGAAAATTAAAATCTAAGAGTTAA
- a CDS encoding flippase has translation MSLAKDSICILLSNLYSKGMAYLFYFITAILLGTEAFGILKGLMPIADTLTIFFSSGIPPAIAKFLAEEKDVNINKYIPIFLSMVLLSIIGFLITPYIKYILGGYYLSINNSLYFAIGLCIITSTLIAFSRGILQGLLKIKHLSTTWIVEYTVKVILVFVLTLYFKIFGSLLSISLSYLISGIFGVYLIYRILYKESNKSNKEVKLELKLKLQKIKNIVKSSIKNIFSDFNLKVLKYSIPIALTSSSYRLFGDIDNIIIMSIMGGFWSGIYGYSSLISRGIFMFASAISIPLLPRISKSKDLKILKNGIIQNTLFSSIFVIGCLFFPEIPLKAFFNVVNPEGVLCLRILAISSLFMSYYTLISTTLQGLGYAKISFYIILFGIILNIILNLILVKLYGIVGGSLATLITSITIFLVGVFVILKKNRNL, from the coding sequence ATGAGTTTGGCAAAGGATAGCATTTGCATATTATTGTCTAATTTGTATTCAAAAGGTATGGCTTATTTATTTTATTTTATAACTGCAATTTTATTAGGAACAGAGGCGTTTGGAATTTTGAAAGGGTTAATGCCAATTGCTGACACTTTAACTATTTTTTTCTCTTCTGGAATTCCTCCTGCAATAGCAAAATTCTTAGCAGAGGAAAAAGATGTAAATATTAACAAATATATTCCAATATTTTTATCTATGGTTTTACTTTCTATTATTGGCTTTTTAATAACTCCCTACATAAAATACATATTGGGAGGATACTATTTATCTATAAATAACTCACTATATTTTGCGATTGGTTTATGTATAATAACATCAACTTTAATAGCCTTTTCAAGAGGAATACTACAAGGATTATTAAAAATTAAACATCTATCAACTACATGGATAGTTGAATACACTGTAAAGGTTATTTTAGTATTTGTTTTAACATTATATTTTAAAATTTTTGGATCTTTGTTGTCTATCTCACTATCTTACTTAATATCTGGGATTTTTGGAGTTTATTTGATTTATAGGATATTATATAAAGAAAGTAATAAATCAAACAAAGAAGTAAAATTAGAACTTAAATTAAAACTTCAAAAAATAAAAAACATAGTAAAAAGCAGTATAAAAAACATTTTCTCAGATTTCAATTTAAAGGTTTTGAAATACTCTATACCTATCGCCTTAACTTCATCATCTTACAGGTTATTTGGAGACATTGATAACATTATAATAATGTCTATTATGGGGGGATTTTGGAGTGGAATTTATGGATACTCTTCTCTAATATCAAGAGGAATTTTTATGTTTGCTTCTGCTATTTCTATCCCTTTACTACCAAGAATTTCAAAATCCAAAGATTTAAAGATATTAAAAAATGGTATAATTCAAAATACTCTTTTTTCATCAATTTTTGTTATTGGTTGTTTATTTTTCCCAGAAATTCCTTTAAAGGCATTTTTTAATGTTGTAAATCCAGAAGGAGTTTTATGTTTAAGAATTTTGGCAATCTCTTCATTATTTATGAGTTACTATACTCTAATATCTACAACATTACAGGGCTTAGGATATGCAAAAATATCCTTCTATATAATTTTATTTGGAATAATTTTAAATATTATTCTAAATTTAATTTTAGTAAAACTCTATGGAATCGTTGGGGGTAGTTTAGCCACATTAATAACATCAATAACCATATTTTTAGTTGGAGTTTTTGTAATTTTAAAGAAAAATAGAAATCTTTAA